DNA sequence from the Acetoanaerobium noterae genome:
TCATCCAAATGTAGTTGTGAAAATTCCTATGACTGTAGATGGCTTAAAAGCAGTATCTGTGGTTTCAAAGGAAGGCATAAAGACTAATGTTACTTTAGTATTTTCAGCTAATCAAGCCCTACTTGCTGCTAAAGCAGGAGCTACTTATGTTAGCCCTTTCCTAGGAAGACTAGACGATATAGGAACTGAAGGAATGAATTTGGTTAGAGATATAGTAGATATATTTGATATTCATGGCTATGATACGGAAGTAATAGCTGCAAGTATTAGAAACCCAATGCATGTTACTGATGCTGCTTTAGCTGGAGCTCATATTTCAACTATTCCATTTGGAGTTCTAAAGCAAATGACAAAGCATCCTCTTACTGACATCGGAATTGAGAAATTTATGCAAGACTGGGAAGGCGCATTTGGCAAATAGGAGTCTAGAAATAAGGCTTTAATATTAAATTCTATAGCTTTAAAATTACTCATAAAAAATCCTAGATTATTATCATCTACAAATAACAGCTTGTAGACATAATCTAGGATTTATTTTTTTAGGAAATTGTTTTACAGATTATAATAAGCTTGACTTAAATTCTAGCTATTGCTGATCTTTTTTTCTCATTTCAATAAGCTCGTTTTTAAGCTCCCAAAGCTTTTCTGATAAGTCTACTTTGTATCTTTCGGGAGATGAAATTCTTAAATATTGTGGCCAGAAAGAATCCTTTTCTTTTTGAGCATATTCTTTTATTTCTTTTACTTTATATCTATTAGTAGCAAGCTTGCCATCTACAAACAAAGGCTCAAGCAAATCTTTTGTATAGTAGTTGTAGAAAATCTTAGTTTTCCAAGTGTAAACTGGATGGAAGACTTTTAGGGGCTTTGATTCATCAATAGTCTCATCAGCAAGCATCATAAGGTCAGCTTCAGCTTTGTTTGTAGTTTTATTGTAAATTCTAACTACTCTTTTATAACCTGGATTATTTATTTTTTGAGGATCTTCAGATAGCTTAATTTTAGGCACTAGCTCACCATTTTCCATGGCTGCACTTAGCTTATATACACCACCAAGTGACGGCCAGTCGCTAGAAGTTATTAGCTTTGTTCCTACTCCCCAGATGTCGATTTTAGCACCTTGTGATTTTAAAGTGGATATAGCATATTCATCTAGGTCGTTAGATGCTGTTATCTTGACATTAGGATATCCAGCGTCATCCAAGATTTTTCTTATTTCCTTAGAAAGATATTCTAAATCACCAGAGTCTATTCTAACGCCCAGTGGCTCATGACCATTTGCTCTTAACTCGTCAAAAACCTTTATAGCATTAGGAAGTCCGCTTTCTAGAGTGTTGTAGGTGTCGATAAGCAGCATGGTTTTGTCTGGGTAGGTAGTTGCATACGCTCTAAATGCTTCTAGCTCTGTTGGGAATTTTTGTACCCAGCTATGAGCATGAGTTCCAAGTATAGGAAGCTCAAATTCTTGACCAGTAAGGACGTTTGAAGTTCCTACACATCCACCTATTACAGCAGCTCTAGCGCCATAAAGACCAGCATCTGGTCCTTGAGCACGTCTTAGCCCAAATTCCATAACAGGGTCACCGTTTGCACTGTAGCATACTCTAGAGGCTTTTGTTGCTATAAGCGATTGGAAATTAACCATATTTAGTATAGCTGTTTCTATTAATTGAGCTTCTACAGCAGGAGCTTTTACTCTTACTATAGGCTCATTAGGAAACATTATAGTACCTTCTCTTACTGCATATATTTCTCCTGTAAACTTAAAGTTAATAAGATAGCTTAAGAAATCTTCTCCAAACAAATTCAAGCTTCTAAGGTAGTCTATATCTTCCTCAGAAAATTTTAGGTTTTCGATGTAATCGATTACCTGCTCTATGCCAGCGATTATAGTGTAACCTCCAGAGCTTGGGTTTTTTCTGAAAAACATATCGAATACTAGAATATCTTCATGAATATTGGATTTAAAATATCCATTCATCATAGTTAGCTGATATAAATCTGTCAGCATTGTCAAATTTCTCATATGATAAACACGTCCTTTAGATTATTATGTTAAAACATGATTCATATAAAAGACACCATAACTATAATATTATTAATTAAGCTAGAGTGTCTGAATTTAATAGTACATAATCTAATTTTATCAGTATTTAGAATAAAGACAACCTTAAAATCAATTGTTTATTCTTTAACGATAAATTGGCTTTAAATAAGGCTTTAGAGCTTAATTAACTAGGCTTTGATTGACATAAATTTTTGGTTATTGTATGATAATTTTTATATACTTTAAATGATGGGAGTGATTGTTTTGTCAAATAAAACCTTTTATGTAACGACACCTATATACTACCCGAGCGGAAGACTTCATATAGGTCATACCTATACTACAGTAGCAGCTGATGCTATTGCTAGATATAAGAGATTTACAGGCTTTGATGTACGTTTTTTAACTGGAACTGATGAGCATGGAGAAAAAATCCAAAAGACAGCTGCTGAAAAGAAAATGATGCCGAAGGATTACCTTGACGGCATGATAGAGGATATAAAGAAACTATGGGAAACTATGGAAATCTCCTATGATGATTTTATAAGAACTACAGATGAGAGACATGAAAAAGCAGTTCAAAAGATTTTTCAAAAGCTTTACGATAAAGGAGATATTTATCTAGGAGAATATGAAGGCTGGTACTGTATTCCTTGTGAGAGTCTATGGACAGACACACAGGTAGGCGAAGAGCACCTTTGCCCAGATTGTAAAAGAGAGGTTCAAAAGAAAAAGGAAAGCTCTTATTTTTTTAAATTATCAAAATACCAACAGCCACTAGTTGATTATTATAATTCTCATCCAGATTTTTGTTTTCCTGAGTCAAGAAAAAATGAGATGCTAAACAACTTCATAAATGCTGGGCTAGATGATTTATCAGTATCTAGAACTACATTTGACTGGGGAATAAAAGTGCCTTTTGACGACAAGCATGTTATTTATGTGTGGATAGATGCACTTTGCAACTATATTACTGCACTTGGATATCTTTCTGAAGATGAAAGTCTTATGGAAAAATACTGGCCTGCTAATATGCAAATAGTAGGAAAAGAAATAGTACGTTTTCATACTATAATTTGGCCAGCGCTACTTATGGCTTTAGATCTTCCTCTTCCAGACAAGGTGTATGGACATGGCTGGATACTTTTCTCAGAAGATAAGATGAGTAAATCAAAAGGAAACATTGTTTATCCTGAGCCTATAATTGAAAGATATGGGATAGATGCTCTTAAGTACTTCCTTCTTAAAGAGTTTACTTTTGGGCAGGATGGTAACTACACAAATAGAAACTTTTTAACTCGTATAAATTCTGACCTAGTAAATGACCTTGGGAATCTGCTTTCTAGAACAGTATCTATGATAGAAAAATACAATGACAGCATAGTTCCAGAGCCAAAGGTATTTGACTCAGTTCATGCTGAGCTAAAAAAGGTTGCAGAGTCTATGCCAGCTAAAGTCGACGATGCAATGAACAGAATGCAGTTTAATGAAGCACTAGAGGAAATTTGGAAGGTAGTAAGAAGAAGCAATAAATATGTGGATGAAACTATGCCATGGGTACTTGCTAAGGATGAAACTAAAAAAGACGAGCTTGATACTGTTTTATACAACCTAGCAGAAGCATTAAGACTTGTAACAGTTATGATAAGCCCACTGCTTCATATAACTGCTAAAAAAATATTTGAGCAGCTTTCTGCTGGTGAAGAGATTAGAACTTATGAAAGCGCTCTTAGCTTTGGAGGCTTAAAGCCAGGAACAAAGGTTGCAAAAGGAGAGATACTTTTCCCTAGACTAGATATTGAAAAAGAGCTAGAGGTTATGGAAAGTATGTTTAAACCTAAAACTGAGGAGCCTGTAAAGGATGAAGCAGAAACTAAGGAAATCATTCACAAGGACGAAATAACTATAGATGATTTTGCTAAGATGGAGCTAAGAGTAGGTAAGGTCCTAGAAGCATCTAAGCATCCAAAAGCAGATAGACTTCTTGTATTTAAGATTCAGGTAGGCTCTGAAATAAGACAGATAGTTTCTGGAATAGCTAAGTTTTATGATCCAAAAGATTTAATAGGAAGAAATGTAGTAATAGTAGCTAATCTAAAGCCTGTAAATCTTAGAGGAGTAGAGTCTCAGGGAATGATACTTTCTGCTGCTACAGATGACGATTCTAAGCTAGTAGTAATTCAAGCAGAAGGTATAGAAGATGGAGTAGAGGTAAGATAAATGAAACTTTTTGATACACATGCACATTTGGATGATGAGAGATTTGACGAAGATAGAGAGCTTTTAATCGAAAAATTAAAAGAAGAAAATGTATCGCTTGTTGTCAATCCAGGAGCAGATATGAAAACCTCAAGAGCGGCTATAAAGCTAGCAGAGAAATATGATTTTATTTATGCTGCTGTGGGGATTCATCCTCATGATGTAAAGGATATAAAAGAAGAAGATTTGATAGAGCTTGAGCAGATGGCAAAGCACGAAAAGGTGGTTGCTATAGGCGAAATCGGACTGGATTATTATTATGATAATTCTCCTAGAGAGCTCCAAAGAGAGTTTTTTATAAAGCAGATTGAGCTTGCAAATAAAGTAAATCTACCTATAATAATTCACTCTAGAGATGCATCTATGGAGACCTATGAGATTTTAAAGGAATATAAAAAGGATATAGGATGCGTGCTTCATTGCTTTAGTCAAAGCATGGAAATGGCTGAGCTTTATCTTAAGCTAGGCTGTCATCTTTCCTTTGCTGGTCCTCTTACCTTTAAAAAGAGCCACAAGCTAAAAGAGGTTGCTAGAAATATGCCACTAGATAAGATTTTCATAGAAACAGATGCACCATATCTTACTCCGGAACCATTTAGAGGAAGACGAAATGACCCAGCTAAAGTTAAATATGTAGCAGAAGAGTTATCTAATCTAAGAGCAATATCAGTGGATAAAATAGCTGAGATTACTATGGAAAACGCCATTAAGTTTTTTAATTTAAGTTTGTAAAAATAGCTGCAATATTTACACAACAATAAATCCTAGATTATCATCATCTACAAACTTTATTTGTAGTGAGTAATCTAGGATTTTTAATTATGACTTTGCATAAGCTTACTAAGCAATTTTTATGCTATTTTTCAGACCTGAAGTTCAATTTGATTTTGTTATTTTTTAATATTAATAAACTTTGATTTTATCAGGATTGTATTTTTCAATTATACTGACGATTTTATCCTTGTCATCGCTAGGGTTTTCTACGATTAATATGAGCTCTCCACGTTCTTCTTTAAAAGACTCGCTCTTTTTGGAGAGTTTGTCGGTTGCAGAAAGAACAAATAAACCTATTAAGCTTCCTGCAGCAGCACTAGCTATAACTATAAAGAGAATTCCTGCAAAGGTGCTCATAGAGGAAAATAAATCCACCTCTACAGCCACAGCAAAAGCAACCCCAATTAGAAGTCCTAAAAAACCTCCAACCTTTGTGCTTATTCTAGATTTCTGCGCTTGTACTTGGGCAAAGTGGGTGTCATTAGTAGCTTCCTTATACTCATGCTGGGCTACAGTATAGACACGAGTGCTTTGTTTGATATTCTTTTTCACATCGAGCATGCAGTTGTGAGCTGATTTGTTATCATTGAAAAATGCTAGAATGCTAGGCATAATATGCACCTCCTCTTAATCTGTTAATTATATACCCCAAAAAATGTAAAATAACGCAGTGCACAAATTTATTTCTAATAATAAAAATTTGCCTCTATCTTTCTGTCGTGATATTATGATTAATGCGATAAAATATTATATAGAGTGTATAAAGGATTGAGATAATGATTAAAGAAGTAATAGTTGTAGAAGGCAAAGATGACATCTCAGCAGTAAAAAAAGCTGTAGATGCTGAAGTTATAGCTACAAATGGATACGGCTTTCCAAAAGGAGTAGTTGAAAGAATAATAAAGGCTCACAAGGAAAGAGGCATAATAGTTCTTACTGACCCAGACTATGCTGGAGAGCGGATAAGAGATAAAATAACAAAGCTAGTAGGAAATTGCAAGCATGCCTTTATATCAAAGGAAGCCGGACTGAAAAATGACGATGTAGGTGTGGAAAATGCTTCACCAGAGAGCATAATACTGGCTCTTGAAAAAGCTAGATATGAAGAAGTGGATAAGAGAAATGAATTTACTCAGGCCGATATGCTAAGTTATGACTTAGTAGGAATGGAAAATGCCAGCTTTAGAAGAGATGTACTTGGAAAAAAGCTAGGAATAGGCTATTGTAATGCAAAGCAGTTTTTAAACAGGCTCAATAACTATGGTATTGAAAGAGAAGAATTTGAAGCGGCATTAAAGGAGCTGGAAATAGATAATGAATAATTTAGCCTCGCATAAAATTACAAAAGATATAGTAAGTAAATACGGGTTTAGATTTACTAAGTCTCTAGGACAGAATTTTCTAGTCGATGAGCATGTACTGAGCCAAATAGTTGATAGCGCAGAAATAGATAGCGAAGATACTGTAATAGAAATTGGACCAGGGATAGGAACGCTTACTAGAGAGCTGTCATATAGAGCAAAGCAGGTTATAAGTATAGAAATAGACAAGAACTTAATACCTATACTAAGTGAAACTCTCGCTGATAGAGATAATATTAAGATAATAAATCAGGATATACTCAAAACTGATTTGCATGAGCTAGTAAATGAATTTTCGCCAAATAGGAAGGTGAAGGTAGTTGCTAACCTGCCATATTATATTACGACTCCTATAATAATGAGATTCCTAGAAGAAAAAGTTCCACTTAAAACCATGGTTATTATGATTCAAAAGGAAGTTGCAAATAGAATAAACGCTGTGCCTAGCACAAAGGATTATGGCTCTCTTTCTGTAGCCGTTCAGTATTATTGTGATACTGATATCGTTGCAAAAGCTCCAAAAGGAGCATTTATCCCAGAGCCAGGCGTAGACTCAGCTGTTATCAAGCTAGAGGTCAAAGAGGATAAAGGGATAGAGCTTATAAATGAAGATTTATTTTTTGAAGTAGTAAAAGCTGCATTTTCAAAAAGAAGAAAAACTCTTCTTAATGCACTTTCGACCTTTGGAAGCATAGGGGGAAAGCAAGAAGCAAAAATGGCATTAGAAATTGCTAACATAGACGCTCAGCTTAGAGGTGAAACTCTTGATATGAAGCAGTTTGCTTCACTTGCAAATGCCTATGCAAAGGTACTAAATAAATAGGAAAGATACAATAAAAGAAAATAAAGTATTATTTATAGATTAAGAAGTGTGTTTAATACACAATAAAATAAATCCTAGCATATTCAGATTTACAAAATGTAAATTCTCAGTATATGTTAGGATTTTTAATTTATTTTGATTTATAAATTATATTAAAGGGATTTTTGATTTTTTATATCAATTTTTTTATGCTTGAGATATTTATTAACGTTATGAATTTGTTTTATGAAGCAATGATTCTCCTAGAGTGTACACATCTCCAGCGCCTATAGTAAATACTATGTCTTCAGGCTCAAGGACAGAACCTAGATAGTTTTGAACTTCATCTAGTGAACCTATGTAGAGTGCATCCTTTCCAGATTTCTTTATAGCTTCGACCAAATCCTTTGAGTGGATATTGCCAGGATCCTTTTCTCTAGATGCATAGATATCAGAGATGATAACTACATCTGAATCGTTAAAGCTAACTGCAAACCTATCTAGAAGCTCTTTAGTTCTAGTATAGGTGTGGGGCTGGAAAACAGTATAAAGAACATGGTGCTTAATCATCTTAGCAGCGCTTAGAGTAGCGGCAACTTCAGTAGGGTGATGAGCATAATCGTCATAAACTTTGATTCCGTTTACTTCACCTTTATATTCAAATCTTCTGCCAACACCAGTATAGGATTCTATACCAGTTTTTATTGCATCAAGTGGAAGCTTGCTTACATAAGCAGATAGTATAGCTGCTGTAGCATTGAGGACGTTGTGCTTTCCAGGCACTTGCAAAGTGAATCTGCCTATGAATTTATCATCCATAGATAGAGAAAAAGTTGCATATCCTGATGAATTATAAACCTCATCGTGAATTATTGCCTGACAATTTTCATTTCTTCCAAAATATATTTTAGTTTTATCTACATCTTTCAAAGCATTAAGTATATTTTCGTCATCTCCGTTTGCAATTACAAAGCCATCAGGCTTTACCTGAGATGCAAACTTTGCGAAGGAAGCTTCGATTTGTTCTAAACCTGAAAAATAATCTAAATGGTCTTCCTCTACATTTAAAATAATTGCTATTTTAGGATAAAATTTTAAGAAGCTGTCCACATATTCACAGGCTTCAGTTATAAAAACCTCCGAGTTACCTATTCTGACATTTCCATCGATGACACTTAGATTTCCACCGACTAAAACTGTAGGATCCTCGTCGTTTGCGTTAAAAACAACAGTTGTCATTGAGGTAGTGGTTGTTTTGCCATGAGTTCCTGAGATAGCAATAGAATTTTCATATTTTTTCATGATATCGCCTAAAAATTGAGCTCTATCAATTATGTTTAATTTTAAACGTCTTGCTTTTGCAAGCTCGGGATTATCTTCCTTTACAGCAGCTGTATAAACTACTAAATCTATATCTTCACTTAATTGTGACTCGTCATGTCCTATGTAAATAGTAGCGCCCTCGTTAATAAGCTTTTGCAAAATTGGACTCATGGATTTGTCTGAGCCTGACACCTCGTACCCTAAGTTAATACAGACGTGAGCAAGTCCGCTCATGCTGATACCGCCGATTCCTATAAAATGTATCTTCATATATTGGCAACTCCTTAAAATTATAAAATATAATTTAAGATATAATTATACTTCTAAATGCAATATAAATCAATAATCTTAAAATCCTTAATGAGTATATCACAAAATAACATTTTTTTCTTAGAAAATTGCAAAATGCATCTTTTAAAAAACAAACATCCGTGGTATATTTATGGTTAAATGTACGGATTATATAAAATATATACCGTGTTTTCTCATATTTAATCGGATTTTTAAAGGAGCTTAATATATGAAATTAAAAAGAAACGAACGAATAGGTGCAATAGTAAAAATACTTACAGAGCATCCGAACAAAACATTTACTTTAAGTTATTTTACTGAAAAATTCAATACAGCAAAATCCACTTTGAGTGAAGATGTCATGCTTGTAAAAAGCGTATTTGAAAGAATGAAGCTAGGAAGAGTAATAACCATTCCAGGAGCATCTGGAGGGGTGAGATATATTCCTGACGTTTCAAAGGATGAAGTTTACAACTTTCTTCAAACCATAAGCAAAAAAATTCAAAGCGAAGATAGAGTTCTTCCGGGAGGATTTTTATATCTTATAGATATAATTTACGATCCAGACATTGTTGCGTCTATCGGAAACATTTTTGCATCAGTGATTGACTATACAAATGTAGATTATTTGGTGACCATAGAAACTAAAGGAATCCCTATGGCACTTATGACCGCCAAAGCTATGAACATACCACTGCTCATTATAAGAAAGAACTCTAAGATTTCTGAGGGCTCATCTCTTGGAATTACATATGTATCTGGGACTAGTGGAACTGTTCAGACGATGAGCTTGCCACGCAGAAATATAAAAGAGGGCTCTAGGGTAATTCTCATAGATGATTTTATGAGAGGCGGAGGAACTTTAAAGGGAATGCATGATTTAATGAAGGAATTCAAAGTTGAAGTTGCAGCTACTGGGGTATTAATATCGACCACCAAGCCTGAAGAAAAGATGATAGATAATTACTTTTCTCTTCTAGAACTGGATGAACAAAGTGTAAAGAACAAGGTTTGGCCAAATGAAAAAATAATTAACAAAATTTCAGAAAATTTAAATCTTTAGCAGGAATTTTGATTTTGATGTAGAACTTTAATTCATAGGACGAATAAATATTAAGCAAAAAGGAGTGGAAAACAGATGGAAATTACGGATGTGAGAGTTAGGAAACTATCAGAAGAAGGTAAAATGAGAGGTATTGTGTCAGTGACCTTTGACAATGCTTTTGTTGTTCACGATATCAAAATCATTGAAGGACAAAGTGGATTGTTTATTGCTATGCCTAGCAGAAAGGTTGGAGAAGGAGAGTTTAGAGATATTGCACATCCTATAAATTCTGAGATGAGAAAATCCCTCCAGGATGACATTTTAAGAGCCTATGAGGAAGCTAAGGTCAGAATGGAAGTTGAAGAAGACGAGGATTATGTAGAGCAAGAATAAAAATAAAAATTATTGAATAAGTCTTGTTGCAATATGCAATTAAGGCTTATTTTTTTGTTTTTTTAACAATTCTATACATTTTTTGAAAAAAATGCTATGATAGTCTATGGTAAACACGAATGATTTCTTAAAAAAAACTTATAAAGTGAGGCTATATTATGAACTTGAAGATTGTAATCCTTGCTGCTGGTCAGGGAACAAGGATGAAATCCAAGATTCCAAAGGTACTGCATAAGGTTTTAGATAAGCCCATGCTAGACCATGTAATGGAAGCTGCTCAGGTGGTAACAAATAATAAACCAATAGTGGTAATTGGCCATATGTCTGATATGGTAAGAGAACACTTAGGAGATAAAGCTGAAATTGCACTTCAAGAGGAACAGCTTGGAACAGGACATGCAGTCATGATGGCGGAGCATTATATTGACGATGAAGATGAGGTCCTTATACTTTGCGGAGATACACCGCTTATTAAAGGTGAAACCTTAAAAGAGATGACAAAAATAAAATCAGAGGGTTATGCAGCCGTTGTTATGAGCGCAGTAGAAGATGACCCAACTGGATACGGAAGAATAATAAGGGATGAGTCAAACGACTTTATGCGCATCAGAGAGCAAAAGGATGCAAGTGAAGAGGAAAAGGCCATTAAAGAGATTAATGCAGGAATGTACATAATAAATGGAAAGCTTTTGAAAGAAAATCTATCGAAATTAAGTGTAAACAATGCCCAAAGAGAATATTATCTCACAGATGTCCTAGAGCATATAAAAAATGCAGGACATAGAATTGGCGTTTATCAGGCTGATAAAATGGAGATCATGGGTGTAAATAGCAGACTCCAGCTTAGTGAAGCTGAAAGAATTATGAGACTTGACGTAAACAAAATGCACATGGCAAATGGAGTGACCTTAATAGATACAAACTCAACCTATATCGATAAAAATGTTAAAATAGGAAGAGATACTATAATATATCCTAACTGCCATATAAAAGGAAACAGCGTTATAGGTGAAGATTGTATTATAAGAGAAAATACTACAATAGAGGATTCTCATATAGAGGATCATGTTACTATAAAAAGCTCAACTATATTAAGTAGCAAGGTAGGAGCTAGAACTACGATTGGACCATATGCTTATCTAAGACCAAAATCAGTTTTGGGGGAAGATGTAAAAATAGGTGATTTTGTAGAAGTCAAAAATGCTGAGATAGGAAACGGCTCAAAAGCATCTCATCTTTCATATATAGGTGATGCAATAGTTGGAAAAAATGTTAATATAGGATGCGGCGTAGTATTTGTGAATTACGATGGGAAAAATAAATTTAAGAG
Encoded proteins:
- a CDS encoding nicotinate phosphoribosyltransferase — encoded protein: MRNLTMLTDLYQLTMMNGYFKSNIHEDILVFDMFFRKNPSSGGYTIIAGIEQVIDYIENLKFSEEDIDYLRSLNLFGEDFLSYLINFKFTGEIYAVREGTIMFPNEPIVRVKAPAVEAQLIETAILNMVNFQSLIATKASRVCYSANGDPVMEFGLRRAQGPDAGLYGARAAVIGGCVGTSNVLTGQEFELPILGTHAHSWVQKFPTELEAFRAYATTYPDKTMLLIDTYNTLESGLPNAIKVFDELRANGHEPLGVRIDSGDLEYLSKEIRKILDDAGYPNVKITASNDLDEYAISTLKSQGAKIDIWGVGTKLITSSDWPSLGGVYKLSAAMENGELVPKIKLSEDPQKINNPGYKRVVRIYNKTTNKAEADLMMLADETIDESKPLKVFHPVYTWKTKIFYNYYTKDLLEPLFVDGKLATNRYKVKEIKEYAQKEKDSFWPQYLRISSPERYKVDLSEKLWELKNELIEMRKKDQQ
- the glmU gene encoding bifunctional UDP-N-acetylglucosamine diphosphorylase/glucosamine-1-phosphate N-acetyltransferase GlmU, which translates into the protein MNLKIVILAAGQGTRMKSKIPKVLHKVLDKPMLDHVMEAAQVVTNNKPIVVIGHMSDMVREHLGDKAEIALQEEQLGTGHAVMMAEHYIDDEDEVLILCGDTPLIKGETLKEMTKIKSEGYAAVVMSAVEDDPTGYGRIIRDESNDFMRIREQKDASEEEKAIKEINAGMYIINGKLLKENLSKLSVNNAQREYYLTDVLEHIKNAGHRIGVYQADKMEIMGVNSRLQLSEAERIMRLDVNKMHMANGVTLIDTNSTYIDKNVKIGRDTIIYPNCHIKGNSVIGEDCIIRENTTIEDSHIEDHVTIKSSTILSSKVGARTTIGPYAYLRPKSVLGEDVKIGDFVEVKNAEIGNGSKASHLSYIGDAIVGKNVNIGCGVVFVNYDGKNKFKSIVEDNAFIGSNSNLVAPVTVKEGGYIATGSTVTVDVPEGALCVARAREVIKEGWRTKKGL
- the purR gene encoding pur operon repressor — protein: MKLKRNERIGAIVKILTEHPNKTFTLSYFTEKFNTAKSTLSEDVMLVKSVFERMKLGRVITIPGASGGVRYIPDVSKDEVYNFLQTISKKIQSEDRVLPGGFLYLIDIIYDPDIVASIGNIFASVIDYTNVDYLVTIETKGIPMALMTAKAMNIPLLIIRKNSKISEGSSLGITYVSGTSGTVQTMSLPRRNIKEGSRVILIDDFMRGGGTLKGMHDLMKEFKVEVAATGVLISTTKPEEKMIDNYFSLLELDEQSVKNKVWPNEKIINKISENLNL
- the rnmV gene encoding ribonuclease M5, whose protein sequence is MIKEVIVVEGKDDISAVKKAVDAEVIATNGYGFPKGVVERIIKAHKERGIIVLTDPDYAGERIRDKITKLVGNCKHAFISKEAGLKNDDVGVENASPESIILALEKARYEEVDKRNEFTQADMLSYDLVGMENASFRRDVLGKKLGIGYCNAKQFLNRLNNYGIEREEFEAALKELEIDNE
- a CDS encoding TatD family hydrolase; this encodes MKLFDTHAHLDDERFDEDRELLIEKLKEENVSLVVNPGADMKTSRAAIKLAEKYDFIYAAVGIHPHDVKDIKEEDLIELEQMAKHEKVVAIGEIGLDYYYDNSPRELQREFFIKQIELANKVNLPIIIHSRDASMETYEILKEYKKDIGCVLHCFSQSMEMAELYLKLGCHLSFAGPLTFKKSHKLKEVARNMPLDKIFIETDAPYLTPEPFRGRRNDPAKVKYVAEELSNLRAISVDKIAEITMENAIKFFNLSL
- the fsa gene encoding fructose-6-phosphate aldolase, producing the protein MKIFLDTANVEEIREAASWGIVDGVTTNPSLVAREKRDFNEVVQEICSIVDGPISAEVISLEAEKMIVEAREVAKIHPNVVVKIPMTVDGLKAVSVVSKEGIKTNVTLVFSANQALLAAKAGATYVSPFLGRLDDIGTEGMNLVRDIVDIFDIHGYDTEVIAASIRNPMHVTDAALAGAHISTIPFGVLKQMTKHPLTDIGIEKFMQDWEGAFGK
- the rsmA gene encoding 16S rRNA (adenine(1518)-N(6)/adenine(1519)-N(6))-dimethyltransferase RsmA, translating into MNNLASHKITKDIVSKYGFRFTKSLGQNFLVDEHVLSQIVDSAEIDSEDTVIEIGPGIGTLTRELSYRAKQVISIEIDKNLIPILSETLADRDNIKIINQDILKTDLHELVNEFSPNRKVKVVANLPYYITTPIIMRFLEEKVPLKTMVIMIQKEVANRINAVPSTKDYGSLSVAVQYYCDTDIVAKAPKGAFIPEPGVDSAVIKLEVKEDKGIELINEDLFFEVVKAAFSKRRKTLLNALSTFGSIGGKQEAKMALEIANIDAQLRGETLDMKQFASLANAYAKVLNK
- the metG gene encoding methionine--tRNA ligase, encoding MSNKTFYVTTPIYYPSGRLHIGHTYTTVAADAIARYKRFTGFDVRFLTGTDEHGEKIQKTAAEKKMMPKDYLDGMIEDIKKLWETMEISYDDFIRTTDERHEKAVQKIFQKLYDKGDIYLGEYEGWYCIPCESLWTDTQVGEEHLCPDCKREVQKKKESSYFFKLSKYQQPLVDYYNSHPDFCFPESRKNEMLNNFINAGLDDLSVSRTTFDWGIKVPFDDKHVIYVWIDALCNYITALGYLSEDESLMEKYWPANMQIVGKEIVRFHTIIWPALLMALDLPLPDKVYGHGWILFSEDKMSKSKGNIVYPEPIIERYGIDALKYFLLKEFTFGQDGNYTNRNFLTRINSDLVNDLGNLLSRTVSMIEKYNDSIVPEPKVFDSVHAELKKVAESMPAKVDDAMNRMQFNEALEEIWKVVRRSNKYVDETMPWVLAKDETKKDELDTVLYNLAEALRLVTVMISPLLHITAKKIFEQLSAGEEIRTYESALSFGGLKPGTKVAKGEILFPRLDIEKELEVMESMFKPKTEEPVKDEAETKEIIHKDEITIDDFAKMELRVGKVLEASKHPKADRLLVFKIQVGSEIRQIVSGIAKFYDPKDLIGRNVVIVANLKPVNLRGVESQGMILSAATDDDSKLVVIQAEGIEDGVEVR
- the spoVG gene encoding septation regulator SpoVG; protein product: MEITDVRVRKLSEEGKMRGIVSVTFDNAFVVHDIKIIEGQSGLFIAMPSRKVGEGEFRDIAHPINSEMRKSLQDDILRAYEEAKVRMEVEEDEDYVEQE
- the murC gene encoding UDP-N-acetylmuramate--L-alanine ligase, whose protein sequence is MKIHFIGIGGISMSGLAHVCINLGYEVSGSDKSMSPILQKLINEGATIYIGHDESQLSEDIDLVVYTAAVKEDNPELAKARRLKLNIIDRAQFLGDIMKKYENSIAISGTHGKTTTTSMTTVVFNANDEDPTVLVGGNLSVIDGNVRIGNSEVFITEACEYVDSFLKFYPKIAIILNVEEDHLDYFSGLEQIEASFAKFASQVKPDGFVIANGDDENILNALKDVDKTKIYFGRNENCQAIIHDEVYNSSGYATFSLSMDDKFIGRFTLQVPGKHNVLNATAAILSAYVSKLPLDAIKTGIESYTGVGRRFEYKGEVNGIKVYDDYAHHPTEVAATLSAAKMIKHHVLYTVFQPHTYTRTKELLDRFAVSFNDSDVVIISDIYASREKDPGNIHSKDLVEAIKKSGKDALYIGSLDEVQNYLGSVLEPEDIVFTIGAGDVYTLGESLLHKTNS